Proteins from one Ananas comosus cultivar F153 linkage group 5, ASM154086v1, whole genome shotgun sequence genomic window:
- the LOC109710142 gene encoding eukaryotic initiation factor 4A-14-like, producing MAGMAPEGSQFDARQYDAKMSELLNQEGQDFFASYDEVYDSFDAMGLQENLLRGIYAYGFEKPSAIQQRGIVPFCKGLDVIQQAQSGTGKTATFCSGILQQLDYGLLECQALVLAPTRELAQQIEKVMRALGDYLGVKVHACVGGTSVREDQRILASGVHVVVGTPGRVFDMLRRQSLRPDHIKIFVLDEADEMLSRGFKDQIYDIFQLLPSKIQVGLFSATMPPEALEITRKFMNKPVRILVKRDELTLEGIKQFYVNVEKEEWKFETLCDLYETLAITQSVIFVNTRRKVDWLTEKMRSRDHTVSATHGDMDQNTRDIIMREFRSGSSRVLITTDLLARGIDVQQVSLVINYDLPTQPENYLHRIGRSGRFGRKGVAINFVTRDDERMLFDIQKFYNVVVEELPSNVADLL from the exons ATGGCTGGAATGGCCCCAGAAGGATCTCAATTCGATGCACGACAATACGATGCCAAAATGAGCGAACT GCTGAATCAAGAAGGGCAGGATTTCTTTGCATCATATGATGAAGTTTATGACAGTTTTGATGCCATGGGTCTCCAAGAGAACCTCTTGAGGGGCATCTATGCATACG GCTTTGAAAAGCCTTCGGCAATCCAGCAAAGAGGAATTGTCCCATTCTGCAAGGGCCTGGATGTAATTCAACAGGCACAATCCGGTACTGGAAAAACCGCAACATTCTGTTCCGGAATTCTTCAGCAGCTCGACTATGGCTTGCTGGAATGCCAAGCTTTGGTCCTCGCTCCAACCCGAGAGTTGGCACAGCAGATAGAGAAGGTTATGCGAGCACTTGGTGACTATCTAGGAGTAAAAGTCCATGCCTGTGTGGGAGGAACTAGCGTTCGCGAGGATCAACGTATTCTTGCTAGTGGTGTCCATGTTGTAGTGGGAACGCCAGGACGTGTGTTTGACATGTTGCGAAGGCAGTCCCTCCGCCCCgatcatattaaaatttttgtgttGGATGAGGCAGATGAAATGCTTTCGCGTGGTTTCAAGGATCAg ATCTACGACATCTTCCAGCTCCTCCCATCCAAAATCCAGGTTGGCCTCTTCTCCGCCACAATGCCCCCGGAGGCCCTCGAGATCACCCGCAAGTTCATGAACAAGCCTGTGAGAATCCTTGTGAAGCGTGATGAGCTCACTCTCGAAGGTATAAAGCAGTTCTACGTCAATGTCGAAAAGGAAGAATGGAAATTCGAGACCCTCTGCGACCTCTATGAAACCTTAGCTATAACACAGAGCGTGATCTTCGTCAACACCCGCCGGAAAGTAGATTGGCTCACCGAAAAAATGAGAAGCAGAGATCACACAGTATCAGCAACCCACGGCGACATGGACCAGAACACTAGGGATATCATCATGAGGGAGTTTAGATCGGGCTCTTCTCGTGTGCTTATTACTACTGATCTTTTAGCTCGTGGCATTGATGTGCAACAGGTTTCCCTTGTCATAAATTACGATCTGCCCACCCAGCCGGAGAATTACTTGCATCGGATTGGGCGGAGCGGGCGGTTTGGAAGGAAGGGTGTTGCAATCAATTTTGTGACCCGCGACGATGAAAGAATGCTGTTTGACATTCAGAAGTTCTACAATGTTGTGGTAGAGGAACTGCCATCGAATGTTGCTGATCTCCTTTGA